DNA sequence from the Lysinibacillus sp. OF-1 genome:
ATTTTATCATAATTTTAAATCAAAAGATGAACTGTTATATGAAATTCATGATGTCTTTATTTCATATGTTATTCAACAATCACAGGATGCATATGACAAATACGATACACCTATTAAACGTCTATGTGCCATGCTGCAAACGCTGACACAAGTGTTCGATATGTATCAAGCACATATTACGATTTTTTATGAAGAGAGTCGTTCACTCTCAGATGAATATAGTGATATTATTCATAAAAAACGAGATCACTATCGAGACATCTTGCAAAAAGTAATAGCAGAGGGCCAGGAAGCAAAGGTTTTTCGTACAGAATTACCTTGTACGATTGTCACGATGGCAATTGTCGGGATGATTAACTGGACATACAAATGGTTTAAGCAATCGGGGCCATTAACAATGGAGCAAATCACAGATGTTTTTACTGATATGGTATTGCGTGCTATTGTGACGGAACAAGCAATGGATGAAGCTAAACAATTTATGATAAAGGGGTAGCCAGTAGGAAACACTGGTTTTATTATTTGTTTTTACAAACCGACTAGTCGGTATTTATCTGTAAGTGACAATCATTGAATTCCATCTATTATGGCAAATTTGACATTAGGGGGATTAGGGATGAATTTTGAATTAACAAAAGAGCAAGAGATGATTCGTGACATGGTGCGTGATTTTGCTGAAAAAGAGATTAAACCGTATGCTCGTGAGGTTGATGAGACATCAACAATGAGAATAGAGAGCTTTAAGAAGATGGCAGAACTAGGCTTATTGGGTATCCCATTTCCTGAAGAATATGGCGGCTCAGGTGGAGATACGGTGTCCTATGCTTTAGCTGTTGAGGAAATTGGTCGTGCATGTGGGGGTACAGGACTAAGCTATGCAGCTGCTGTTAGCTTAGGAGCTTCACCAATTTACAACTTCGGCACAGAGGAACAAAAGCAGGAATGGCTAGTTCCATTAGCAAAAGGTGAGACATTAGGATCATTCGGTTTAACAGAGCCTAATGCAGGTTCAGATGCTGGTGGCACACGTACTACAGCCGTTATTGATGGCGATGACTATGTTATTAACGGAGAAAAATGCTGGATTACCAATGCAGGGTACGCTCGACAAATTATTGTAACTGCAGTAACGGGTAAACGTGAAGATGGTAAAAAAATTATTTCCTCTATTATTGTGCCAACAAACACACCAGGTGTAACGATTAACTGTAATTATGACAAAATGGGTGTACGTGGCTCCAATACATGTGAAATTGTGTTGCAAAATGTTCGTGTCCCTAGAGCAAATCTATTAGGGGATGAAAAACGAGGCTTTAGCCAGTTTTTAAACACACTAGATGGTGGGCGTATTTCTATTGCCGCGCTATCTGTGGGGATTGCACAGGCTGCCTATGAAAAAGCATTGAAGTTTGCGCAGGAGCGTGAACAATTTGGTGCACCTATTTCGAAGCTACAGGCGATCCAATTTAAATTAGCCGATATGGCGATGGAAATAGAGCTTGCTCGTACATTAGTACATAAAGCGGCATGGCTAAAAGATCACAAGAAACCATTTGGCAA
Encoded proteins:
- a CDS encoding acyl-CoA dehydrogenase, which produces MNFELTKEQEMIRDMVRDFAEKEIKPYAREVDETSTMRIESFKKMAELGLLGIPFPEEYGGSGGDTVSYALAVEEIGRACGGTGLSYAAAVSLGASPIYNFGTEEQKQEWLVPLAKGETLGSFGLTEPNAGSDAGGTRTTAVIDGDDYVINGEKCWITNAGYARQIIVTAVTGKREDGKKIISSIIVPTNTPGVTINCNYDKMGVRGSNTCEIVLQNVRVPRANLLGDEKRGFSQFLNTLDGGRISIAALSVGIAQAAYEKALKFAQEREQFGAPISKLQAIQFKLADMAMEIELARTLVHKAAWLKDHKKPFGKEAAMAKLFASEMGFRTCNQAIQIHGGSGYMKEYDVERHLRDIKLMEIGEGTSEIQRLVISRLIGC
- a CDS encoding TetR/AcrR family transcriptional regulator, with product MVKKTLKQRIVEASVELFQQDGYHNVTVDRIVDYIGASKGGFYHNFKSKDELLYEIHDVFISYVIQQSQDAYDKYDTPIKRLCAMLQTLTQVFDMYQAHITIFYEESRSLSDEYSDIIHKKRDHYRDILQKVIAEGQEAKVFRTELPCTIVTMAIVGMINWTYKWFKQSGPLTMEQITDVFTDMVLRAIVTEQAMDEAKQFMIKG